The Cryptosporangium aurantiacum genome has a window encoding:
- a CDS encoding glycoside hydrolase family 78 protein, whose product MSDVSVAPVTIEHHREPLGIGEAAPRLSWVVRTELPSWRQAAHELEIAPEEGPVWASGRVVSSESVLVAWGASPLTSRERRTVRVRVWGVGAAEPSAWSDETVVEAGLLSASDWSARLVQPVLPPDREEPVLLLRREFTLDRPVVRARLYVTAHGVYDAQINGTAISDDVLAPGWTSYRHRLRYQTYDVTGLVVSGVNVVGAQLADGWYRGRLGFTGGRAYYGDRTGLFAQLEVVHPDGGRTVVTTDESWRSAPAPTTRAGLYGGETFDARREVPGWSSPGASDSGWTPVDLGTLETSTLVAPTGPPVRRTEVVPAREVFRSPSGRVLVDFGQNLVGRLRLNLPSAPAGTEITVRHAEVLEDGELGTRPLRTAAQTDVVVLDGNGPRTWEPRFTFHGFRYAEVTGWPGDLTVAALAAVVLHTDLRPTGTFTCSDDDVTRLHENVRWGMRGNFLDVPTDCPQRDERLGWTGDLQVFAPTASFLYDTAGMLRSWLADLAAEQLRDHGGIVPNFVPFLDLIPLPAQAEVGWGDAAVVVPWTLYQRFGDAGVLADQWPSMVAWIDAFEGRAGANLDFPDGGCSFGDWLDPIAPPDRPGAARAPWQCVATAYLSRSARLVAFAAAVLGYDGSRFADLAERAAERFRAEYVTPTGRVAYPSQTAYALALEFGLLPPAQREYAGQLLASQVAADGWHIGTGFLGTPLITDALTNAGAVASAYELLLQRENPSWLYPVTMGATTIWERWDSMLPDGSINPGTMTSFNHYAYGAVADWLHRSVAGLAPAAPGYQRLRIAPRPGPGITSAAATHETPYGPATVSWTLDGTTFTLELTVPPNTTAEVVLPDGSAPFDVGSGRHTFTRTVVAPEPVEKPQPFWQPED is encoded by the coding sequence ATGAGCGACGTGTCGGTAGCGCCGGTGACGATCGAGCACCACCGCGAGCCGCTCGGCATCGGTGAGGCGGCCCCGCGGCTGTCCTGGGTGGTCCGGACCGAGCTGCCCTCGTGGCGGCAAGCGGCCCACGAGCTGGAGATCGCACCCGAAGAGGGGCCGGTTTGGGCGTCCGGGCGGGTCGTCTCGTCGGAGTCCGTGCTCGTGGCCTGGGGCGCGTCCCCGCTGACCAGCCGCGAGCGCCGGACCGTCCGGGTGCGGGTGTGGGGCGTCGGTGCCGCCGAGCCGTCCGCCTGGAGCGACGAGACGGTCGTGGAGGCCGGGCTGCTCTCCGCGTCGGACTGGTCCGCGCGGCTGGTGCAGCCGGTCCTGCCTCCCGACCGCGAGGAGCCGGTGCTGCTGCTCCGGCGCGAGTTCACGCTGGACCGCCCGGTGGTGCGGGCCCGGTTGTACGTGACCGCCCACGGCGTCTACGACGCCCAGATCAACGGCACGGCAATTTCGGACGACGTCCTCGCGCCGGGCTGGACGAGTTACCGTCATCGGCTGCGTTACCAGACGTACGACGTCACCGGGCTGGTCGTCTCGGGCGTCAACGTGGTCGGTGCGCAGCTGGCCGACGGCTGGTACCGGGGACGGCTCGGCTTCACCGGTGGCCGCGCGTACTACGGCGACCGCACCGGCCTGTTCGCGCAGCTGGAGGTCGTGCACCCGGACGGTGGCCGGACGGTCGTGACCACCGACGAGTCCTGGCGGTCGGCACCGGCGCCGACGACCCGTGCCGGTCTCTACGGCGGCGAGACGTTCGACGCCCGCCGCGAGGTGCCCGGCTGGTCGTCGCCGGGCGCTTCGGACTCCGGGTGGACACCGGTCGACCTCGGCACGCTCGAGACGAGCACGCTGGTCGCGCCGACCGGCCCGCCGGTGCGCCGTACCGAGGTCGTCCCCGCGCGCGAGGTCTTCCGCTCCCCGTCCGGCAGAGTGCTCGTCGACTTCGGACAGAACCTGGTCGGCCGGCTCCGGCTCAACCTGCCGTCCGCGCCGGCCGGCACCGAGATCACCGTGCGGCACGCCGAGGTGCTCGAGGACGGCGAACTGGGCACCCGGCCGCTGCGCACCGCGGCGCAGACCGACGTCGTCGTCCTGGACGGGAACGGCCCGCGCACGTGGGAGCCGCGGTTCACGTTCCACGGCTTCCGGTACGCCGAGGTGACCGGCTGGCCCGGGGACCTGACGGTGGCGGCCCTCGCGGCGGTCGTCCTGCACACCGACCTGCGCCCGACCGGCACGTTCACCTGCTCCGACGACGACGTCACGCGGCTGCACGAGAACGTCCGGTGGGGGATGCGCGGCAACTTCCTCGACGTTCCCACCGACTGCCCGCAGCGCGACGAGCGGCTCGGTTGGACCGGCGACCTGCAGGTGTTCGCGCCGACCGCGTCGTTCCTCTACGACACCGCGGGCATGCTGCGCTCCTGGCTGGCCGACCTCGCCGCCGAGCAACTGCGCGACCACGGCGGCATCGTGCCGAACTTCGTCCCGTTCCTGGACCTCATCCCGTTGCCCGCGCAGGCCGAGGTCGGCTGGGGCGACGCCGCGGTCGTCGTCCCGTGGACGCTCTACCAGCGGTTCGGTGATGCGGGCGTGCTGGCCGACCAGTGGCCGTCGATGGTCGCGTGGATCGACGCGTTCGAGGGCCGCGCCGGTGCGAACCTCGACTTCCCCGACGGCGGTTGCTCGTTCGGCGACTGGCTCGACCCGATCGCACCGCCGGACCGCCCCGGCGCGGCGCGAGCACCCTGGCAGTGCGTGGCCACTGCCTATCTGTCAAGGTCAGCGCGTCTCGTCGCCTTCGCGGCCGCGGTGCTGGGGTACGACGGAAGCCGGTTCGCCGACCTCGCCGAACGCGCCGCCGAGCGATTCCGCGCCGAGTACGTGACGCCGACCGGCCGGGTGGCCTACCCGTCGCAGACCGCGTACGCGCTGGCGCTGGAATTCGGGCTGCTCCCTCCGGCGCAGCGCGAGTACGCGGGCCAACTGCTGGCGTCCCAGGTGGCCGCCGACGGCTGGCACATCGGCACCGGTTTCCTCGGCACGCCGCTGATCACCGACGCGCTGACCAACGCGGGCGCGGTCGCGTCGGCGTACGAGCTGCTGCTGCAGCGGGAAAATCCGTCGTGGCTGTACCCGGTGACGATGGGCGCGACGACGATCTGGGAACGCTGGGATTCAATGCTTCCCGACGGCTCGATCAACCCGGGCACGATGACGTCGTTCAACCATTACGCGTACGGTGCGGTGGCAGACTGGCTGCACCGGTCGGTGGCCGGCCTCGCCCCGGCGGCCCCCGGCTACCAGCGGTTGCGTATCGCACCACGCCCCGGCCCGGGCATCACGTCCGCCGCCGCCACCCACGAGACGCCGTACGGTCCGGCTACCGTCTCCTGGACGCTCGACGGCACCACGTTCACGCTGGAACTCACCGTCCCGCCGAACACCACCGCCGAGGTGGTCCTGCCCGACGGCAGCGCGCCGTTCGACGTCGGCTCCGGGCGGCACACGTTCACGCGAACCGTGGTTGCGCCCGAGCCGGTGGAGAAACCCCAGCCGTTCTGGCAGCCGGAGGACTGA
- a CDS encoding TMEM175 family protein, whose translation MQEHGDSPQPGRTPERIAFFTDAVFAIAMTLLVIEIPRPEGTEFDHMDGAANLARFLGAQAGSFYSCLLAFLLLWLVWRRSHELLDSVDRVSPGVVAWHFPLLLLAAFLPYPTTIVGHFPGNPVAAAFYGIAVGALLVCRAVLEQLAYDAGALRPHVDRARIRRNVVIIRIATAYWLLTLLLVWWAPWIQVAWFGTFAVWFAAHLLLRRSSDD comes from the coding sequence GTGCAGGAACATGGTGACTCCCCGCAGCCGGGCCGAACCCCCGAGCGCATCGCGTTCTTCACGGACGCGGTCTTCGCGATCGCGATGACGCTGCTGGTCATCGAGATCCCCCGGCCGGAAGGCACCGAATTCGACCACATGGACGGGGCCGCGAACCTCGCCCGCTTCCTGGGCGCGCAAGCCGGTTCGTTCTACTCCTGCCTGCTCGCGTTCCTGCTCCTCTGGCTCGTGTGGCGACGAAGCCACGAACTGCTCGACAGCGTCGACCGCGTCTCGCCGGGCGTCGTCGCCTGGCATTTCCCGCTGTTGCTGCTGGCGGCGTTCCTGCCCTATCCCACCACGATCGTCGGGCACTTCCCCGGCAATCCGGTGGCGGCGGCGTTCTACGGGATCGCGGTCGGGGCGCTGCTGGTCTGCCGCGCGGTGCTGGAGCAACTGGCGTACGACGCCGGCGCGCTGCGTCCGCACGTGGACCGCGCCCGGATCCGCCGCAACGTCGTGATCATTCGGATCGCGACTGCGTACTGGCTGCTGACGCTCCTGCTCGTGTGGTGGGCGCCCTGGATCCAGGTCGCCTGGTTCGGAACCTTCGCGGTCTGGTTCGCCGCGCATCTTCTCCTTCGGAGGTCGAGTGATGACTGA
- a CDS encoding glycoside hydrolase family 3 protein produces the protein MNLETSIRLLSGEGVWTTQPVPEIGLRAMTLSDGPVGVRGGTDTELDPAAVLPTGSAMAASWDEDLLHRIGGVLAGEAVRKGVDVVLGPTINLHRSPRGGRHFECFSEDPLLSGRLATAYVRGVQENGVGACPKHYIANDAETDRTTVDNQVDERTLRELYLAPFEAVVADARPWMIMAAYNGVNGAPMTENDLLAEPLKGEWGFDGPLTLATGPSAGAVHVSATVPITPEGTLA, from the coding sequence ATGAACCTGGAGACGTCGATCCGGTTGCTGTCCGGCGAGGGCGTGTGGACGACCCAGCCGGTTCCCGAGATCGGGCTGCGGGCGATGACGCTCTCCGACGGGCCGGTCGGCGTGCGCGGCGGCACCGACACCGAACTTGACCCGGCCGCGGTGCTGCCCACCGGCTCCGCGATGGCGGCGTCCTGGGACGAGGACCTGCTGCACCGGATCGGCGGTGTGCTCGCGGGCGAGGCCGTGCGCAAGGGCGTCGACGTCGTGCTCGGACCGACGATCAACCTGCACCGCTCGCCGCGCGGCGGCAGGCACTTCGAGTGTTTCAGCGAGGACCCGCTGCTGTCCGGTCGCCTGGCCACCGCGTACGTGCGGGGCGTGCAGGAGAACGGCGTGGGCGCGTGCCCGAAGCACTACATCGCGAACGACGCGGAGACCGACCGGACCACGGTGGACAACCAGGTCGACGAGCGCACGCTGCGCGAGCTGTACCTGGCGCCGTTCGAGGCGGTGGTCGCCGACGCCAGGCCGTGGATGATCATGGCCGCGTACAACGGCGTCAACGGCGCACCGATGACCGAGAACGACCTGCTCGCCGAGCCGCTGAAGGGCGAGTGGGGCTTCGACGGCCCGCTCACGCTCGCCACCGGCCCGTCCGCCGGCGCCGTCCACGTCTCGGCCACCGTGCCGATCACCCCGGAAGGAACCCTCGCGTGA
- a CDS encoding 2TM domain-containing protein, giving the protein MTDPLRARAVQQVRRKRGLQVHALWFVLVTLILIVVWLIWLRTIFFWPLTGLLPWAVGLAFHAWAVYNPSELDDARVEREMSRLHHRRPTPD; this is encoded by the coding sequence ATGACTGATCCGCTCCGGGCGCGGGCCGTCCAGCAAGTGCGCAGGAAGCGCGGTCTGCAGGTGCACGCGCTGTGGTTCGTGCTGGTGACCCTGATCTTGATCGTGGTGTGGCTGATCTGGCTCCGGACGATCTTCTTCTGGCCGCTGACCGGACTGCTGCCGTGGGCCGTCGGGCTGGCGTTCCACGCCTGGGCCGTCTACAACCCGTCCGAGCTCGACGACGCACGCGTCGAGCGCGAGATGAGCCGGCTGCACCACCGTCGGCCGACGCCGGACTGA
- a CDS encoding ABC transporter ATP-binding protein, whose protein sequence is MTTLTTAPALEISDLVVRYGSGRKARNAPPAVDGVSFAIAPGETLGLVGESGSGKSTIGKAVLGLHPPAAGTVRLHGEDITAMSLKRRSRFAADLRVVFQDPYSSLNPARTIGQTLVEPLRLLGVRGPEAFARARAAVESVGLPGDAVNRYPSQFSGGQRQRVAIARALVCDPKVLVLDEPVSALDLSTQAQVLNLLADLRDEHGLAFLFVAHDLGVVRFLAQRVVVLYRGQVMETGAVESVTQAPQHPYTVALTAAAPVPRPAEQAARRTAREAHGFGTAGAAQPSPTGCPFVPRCPLATAVCSVERPPLRLVGDSHTACHHAGRVETLR, encoded by the coding sequence ATGACCACGCTCACCACCGCCCCGGCGCTGGAGATCAGCGACCTCGTCGTCCGGTACGGCTCGGGACGGAAAGCCCGCAACGCACCGCCCGCCGTCGACGGCGTCAGCTTCGCGATCGCGCCCGGCGAGACGCTCGGCCTGGTCGGCGAGTCCGGGTCCGGCAAGTCGACGATCGGCAAGGCCGTGCTGGGGCTGCACCCACCGGCGGCCGGGACCGTGCGGTTACACGGCGAGGACATCACCGCGATGTCGCTCAAGCGCCGCAGCCGGTTCGCTGCGGACCTGCGGGTCGTGTTCCAGGATCCGTACTCCTCGCTGAACCCGGCGCGAACGATCGGCCAGACGCTGGTCGAGCCGCTGCGGCTGCTCGGCGTCCGCGGCCCGGAGGCGTTCGCCCGCGCCCGGGCCGCGGTGGAGTCCGTCGGACTGCCCGGCGACGCCGTCAACCGGTACCCGTCGCAGTTCTCCGGCGGCCAGCGGCAGCGGGTCGCGATCGCCCGCGCGCTGGTCTGCGACCCCAAGGTGCTGGTCCTCGACGAGCCGGTGTCGGCGCTCGACCTGTCCACCCAGGCGCAGGTGCTCAACTTGCTCGCGGATCTGCGTGACGAGCACGGGCTGGCGTTCCTGTTCGTCGCCCACGACCTCGGCGTCGTGCGATTCCTCGCCCAGCGCGTCGTCGTCCTCTACCGCGGGCAGGTGATGGAGACCGGGGCGGTCGAGTCCGTCACCCAGGCCCCGCAGCACCCGTACACGGTCGCCCTGACCGCTGCGGCCCCGGTGCCGCGGCCGGCCGAGCAGGCCGCCCGCCGTACCGCTCGCGAGGCCCACGGGTTCGGCACCGCCGGTGCGGCGCAGCCCTCGCCGACCGGGTGCCCGTTCGTGCCGCGCTGCCCGCTGGCGACCGCGGTGTGCAGCGTGGAGCGTCCGCCGTTGCGGTTGGTGGGGGACAGCCACACGGCGTGTCACCACGCCGGGCGCGTGGAGACCCTGCGATGA
- a CDS encoding class I SAM-dependent methyltransferase codes for MSFLLEFVRAPLLVGAVAPSSSALARVATTVVPRTGAPVVVELGPGNGSFTGAIQQRLAGRGRHIAVELNQRFAERLRGLHPGVDVANVDAADLGTVLTDRGLDTADVIVSGLPWAAFSTGRQLAVLSGVVAALPPHGVFTTFAYVHARWAGPARRLLDSLHVHFDEVVVGRTVWANLPPALVYHCRRPNERG; via the coding sequence GTGTCGTTCCTCCTGGAGTTCGTGCGCGCTCCCCTGCTGGTCGGTGCCGTCGCGCCGAGCAGCTCGGCGCTGGCCAGGGTCGCGACCACGGTGGTGCCGCGCACCGGTGCGCCGGTCGTCGTCGAGCTCGGCCCCGGCAACGGCTCGTTCACCGGCGCGATCCAGCAGCGGCTGGCGGGGCGCGGCCGGCACATCGCGGTCGAGCTCAACCAGCGGTTCGCCGAGCGGCTGCGAGGCCTCCACCCGGGCGTCGACGTGGCCAACGTCGACGCGGCCGACCTCGGCACGGTGCTGACCGACCGAGGGCTCGACACCGCCGACGTCATCGTGAGTGGACTGCCGTGGGCCGCGTTCAGCACCGGCAGGCAGCTGGCCGTGCTGTCCGGGGTGGTGGCGGCGCTTCCGCCGCACGGGGTGTTCACGACCTTCGCGTACGTGCACGCCCGCTGGGCAGGCCCGGCGCGGCGGCTGCTCGATTCGCTGCACGTCCACTTCGACGAGGTGGTCGTCGGCCGGACGGTGTGGGCCAACCTTCCGCCGGCGCTGGTCTACCACTGCCGTCGCCCGAACGAGCGAGGTTGA
- a CDS encoding family 78 glycoside hydrolase catalytic domain, whose amino-acid sequence MTPPTGLRTEHLDSALGIVTTAPRLSWRLPDGAREQRAYRITTDNGGDTGWQESGQNLLVPYTGPVLGSSQRVVWRVQVRTDLGESPVSEPAWFETGLLAAEDWRASWVEPGTMPVGEKGYRPAALLRFEFDVQRPVVTARLYATAQGLYEAFLNAERVGDAELTPGYTQYDVRLQVQTHDVTGSVRTGRNTLGVLLADGWFRGQVGITRADEQWGNRLALLAQLHLVHADGGVTVVGTGPGWRSGLGHVVAADLIEGEHWDLSRLPRGWSSAGFDDTGWDAAVVVDHGYSGLVDSPAPPVRRVEEIRPRAVVRLADGAHLVDLGQNINGWVRLTNLGPAGTRLTLTHGEWLGPDGDLTVENLRPAVPFLPHPLPAGQVDVVVSAGVPGDVFEPRRTTHGFRYVRIDGHPGPLSPDDVRGVVVHTDLRRTGWFTSSDDRLNRFHDAAVWSFRDNACDIPTDCPHRERHGWTGDWQLFVPTAAFLYDVAGFSTKWLRDVAADQWPDGTIANVSPSPRHEGRQGPIAMLNGSAGWGDAAVIVPWELYRAYGDVRILEELWPTMVRWLERAERMAREQRHPSRADRPARPHERYLWDTGFHWGEWLVPGEDVGDFPAFVAADKGEVATAYFAHSAELMARIAALLGHDPTRYTTLAAAVRDAWCTEYLDADGRLVPDTQADHVRALAFGLVPAHRRPAVATRLVELIRKADTHLGTGFLATPYLLPVLADAGHLDVAYELLFTDTEPSWLVMIDRGATTVWEQWHGVDADGVPHESLNHYSKGAVISFLHHYVAGLEPVEPAYRRFRVRPRPGGGLTSAEAAHESPYGRISSDWRIDGDVFALRVTVPAGTTAEVVLPDGTRHDAGPGSHEWKVAR is encoded by the coding sequence GTGACGCCGCCCACGGGTCTGCGGACCGAGCATCTGGACAGCGCGCTCGGAATCGTCACCACCGCACCGCGGCTGTCCTGGCGGCTTCCCGACGGCGCCCGCGAGCAGCGCGCCTACCGGATCACGACCGACAACGGCGGCGACACCGGCTGGCAGGAGAGCGGGCAGAACCTGCTCGTGCCCTATACCGGCCCGGTGCTCGGATCGTCCCAGCGCGTCGTCTGGCGCGTGCAGGTGCGTACCGACCTGGGCGAGAGCCCGGTCTCGGAACCGGCCTGGTTCGAGACCGGTCTGCTGGCCGCCGAGGACTGGCGCGCGTCCTGGGTGGAACCCGGCACGATGCCGGTGGGGGAGAAGGGCTACCGCCCCGCGGCGCTGCTGCGATTCGAGTTCGACGTCCAGCGGCCGGTCGTCACGGCCCGGCTGTACGCGACCGCGCAGGGCCTCTACGAGGCGTTCCTCAACGCCGAGCGGGTCGGGGACGCCGAGCTGACCCCCGGTTACACCCAGTACGACGTCCGGCTGCAGGTGCAGACCCACGACGTCACCGGATCGGTGCGCACGGGCCGCAACACGCTCGGCGTGCTGCTCGCCGACGGGTGGTTCCGCGGGCAGGTCGGCATCACTCGCGCGGACGAGCAGTGGGGGAACCGGCTGGCGCTGCTGGCCCAGCTGCACCTCGTCCACGCCGACGGCGGCGTCACGGTCGTCGGCACCGGGCCAGGCTGGCGCAGCGGGCTCGGGCACGTCGTCGCCGCCGACCTGATCGAGGGTGAGCACTGGGACCTCTCCCGGCTGCCCCGCGGCTGGTCGAGTGCCGGCTTCGACGACACCGGGTGGGACGCCGCGGTCGTCGTGGACCACGGGTATTCCGGGCTGGTCGACTCGCCGGCGCCGCCGGTGCGGCGGGTCGAGGAGATCCGGCCCCGTGCGGTGGTGCGGCTCGCGGACGGTGCCCACCTGGTCGACCTCGGGCAGAACATCAACGGCTGGGTGCGCCTGACGAACCTGGGTCCGGCGGGCACCCGGCTCACGCTGACGCACGGCGAATGGCTCGGCCCGGACGGCGACCTCACGGTGGAGAACCTGCGTCCGGCGGTGCCGTTCCTGCCGCACCCGCTCCCGGCGGGCCAGGTCGACGTGGTGGTCTCCGCCGGTGTCCCCGGCGACGTCTTCGAGCCGCGCCGGACCACCCACGGCTTCCGGTACGTGCGGATCGACGGTCACCCCGGCCCGCTGAGCCCCGACGACGTGCGTGGCGTCGTCGTCCACACCGACCTGCGTCGCACCGGGTGGTTCACCAGCAGCGACGACCGGCTCAACCGCTTCCACGACGCAGCGGTGTGGAGCTTCCGGGACAACGCCTGCGACATCCCCACCGACTGCCCGCACCGGGAGCGCCACGGCTGGACCGGCGACTGGCAGCTGTTCGTGCCCACCGCCGCGTTCCTCTACGACGTCGCGGGTTTCTCCACGAAGTGGCTGCGGGACGTCGCGGCCGACCAGTGGCCGGACGGCACGATCGCGAACGTCAGCCCGAGCCCGCGGCACGAGGGCCGTCAGGGCCCGATCGCGATGCTCAACGGTTCCGCCGGGTGGGGCGACGCGGCGGTCATCGTTCCCTGGGAGTTGTACCGCGCGTACGGCGACGTGCGGATCCTGGAGGAACTCTGGCCGACGATGGTCCGCTGGCTGGAGCGCGCCGAGCGGATGGCCCGCGAGCAGCGCCACCCGTCGCGGGCCGACCGCCCGGCCCGCCCCCACGAGCGGTACCTCTGGGACACCGGCTTCCACTGGGGCGAGTGGCTGGTGCCCGGCGAGGACGTCGGTGACTTCCCGGCGTTCGTCGCCGCGGACAAGGGCGAGGTCGCGACCGCGTACTTCGCCCACAGCGCCGAGCTGATGGCGCGGATCGCCGCGCTGCTGGGCCACGACCCCACGAGGTACACGACGCTCGCCGCGGCCGTACGCGACGCCTGGTGCACCGAGTACCTCGACGCCGACGGCCGGCTGGTGCCCGACACCCAGGCCGACCACGTGCGGGCGCTCGCGTTCGGACTGGTCCCGGCGCATCGTCGGCCGGCGGTGGCCACGCGGCTGGTCGAGCTGATCCGGAAGGCCGACACCCACCTCGGGACCGGCTTTCTGGCCACGCCGTACCTGCTTCCGGTGCTGGCCGACGCCGGGCACCTCGACGTCGCCTACGAGCTCCTGTTCACCGACACCGAGCCCTCGTGGCTGGTGATGATCGATCGCGGCGCGACCACCGTCTGGGAGCAGTGGCACGGCGTCGACGCGGACGGCGTCCCCCACGAGTCGCTCAACCACTACTCCAAGGGCGCGGTGATCTCGTTCCTGCACCACTACGTCGCCGGTTTGGAGCCGGTGGAACCGGCGTACCGGCGGTTCCGCGTGCGTCCGCGCCCCGGTGGCGGGCTGACCTCGGCCGAGGCCGCGCACGAGTCGCCGTACGGCCGGATCTCGTCGGACTGGCGCATCGACGGTGACGTGTTCGCACTGCGGGTGACGGTGCCCGCCGGTACGACCGCCGAGGTCGTCCTGCCGGACGGCACCCGGCACGACGCCGGCCCGGGTTCCCACGAGTGGAAGGTCGCACGATGA